CTCAATCCAAGTCCGACTGCCCATCCTATCATTTCACCATCTGAATTCTTTGCTTCACCAATTCTCTCAATACTTGTGCAGTTGCCATAGCCAGAAGAGTTGTTGCAGACGCTTATATTGGTAAATGGAATCCCAATTAGGTTAAGATTGCCTAAGTAGGACGACTCCCCAAAAGTTAGGAACTGTCCTCCATGGGGTACCTTTCCATCAAGCATGTTGTAAGATAGATTCAAGAACTCCAAATAACTCAGGAACTCAAGTTCTAAGGGAATGTTGCCATTCAACCTGTTTAGCGAGAGGTCCAGAGACTCTAGTTGTTCCATGTGTCCCAATGTTTTTGGGATTCGGCCACTGAGATGATTCCTTGAAAGGTTAAGGGCTATCAAGCCTTGAAGAGATCCCGTTTTAAAAGGAATGCTCCCTGATAAACTGTTGTTTGAAAGATCAatacatttaagaataaagagaacTTTCACAAATTCAACATCCCAGCCTTTCCAGGAAATTTTGATCTGATTTGTATATGTAGCACCACCTGAACTGTATTCTTCGAGATGGTTTGAATTATTCTGCGATGCATTGACCATTGCAAGCAGGTTTGTAAGGTTGCTTGGAATAGCTCCTGAAAGGTGGTTGCCAGAAAGATCCAGAATTTGAAGATTCGGAAGGCCAATTACCTGGCGTGGGATACTGCCATGAAAATGATTAGACCTTAAGACCAACACATGCAGCTGTGATAGCTTTCCAATCCACTGGGGAAGGGTGCCTTCCAAATCATTATTTCCCAAATCCAATACTTGCAGAGATCGGCCTTCTGAAATGGATGAGGGAATAACTCCTCTCAAATGATTACCATTGAGCTTCAATGTATGCATGTTTGTAATGTTGCCCCACTCTGCTGGCAATTTACCTTCCAGATGATTTTCTGCCAAATCTAGAACACTAAGAGAAGAACAATTCCTGGTTAAATGAGGAGGAATGACACTGCTCAGCGTATTTTTTGAAAGGTCAAGAACCTGCAAATATGGAGTGCAAATAGAATCTGGAATCGCTCCGCTGAGGTTATTCCGCGACAAGGATAAGAACCTTGCATTTTCAAGATACGCACCGATGTGACTAGGAATAGAACCATTAAACTGATTCATCGACAGATCTAGCAGATAAGCTCCAGCGAGAGGAAGATGAAGAGAACCTTCTAGGCTATTATTGTGCAAATCTAGAGAGTCAATATACATAGGTAAGGTTTGTCTAGATGGCAATGACCCAGTTAATTGATTACAGCTAAGGTTCAAATCATAAAGGCTGGGTAAGTTCCATATCCAAGATGGAATATTTGTTTGGATACTGTTAGCAGATAGGTCTAGATATTCCAAGTCGTATTGGGTCACAAGAAACGATGGAATTCTATCTAAATTGCAAGAACCTAATGCCAAACCGGAAAGCGTAAACTCCGGAATCCATGTTGAATCAATGTTTACAGTTAACTGATTGTAAGAAAGATACAGCCTATCAAGACTAGTGAGATTATCGAATACGGAAAGGGAAATGAGGCCGCTTAAACTATTGGAGTGGAGCAAAAGGCTTCTTAAGTTAACAAGATTTGAAATTGTAGATGGAATCTTACCATTCAATTCGTTCGCATTAAGGTCAAGACTAACAAGGGAAGAAAGTGAGTCCAATGAAGCTGGGATTACCCCAGTTATCATGTTGTAGGACAGGTCCAATTCAACAAGTTTAGAGAGATTGAGTATGGAGACAGGAAACTCACCTTCAATAGAGATATCACACAGATAAAGACTCTTCAAGGACGACACATTCCCTATAGCAGATGGAATCCCACCTTCAATTCTGGTATCTgatagatcaagactttgcaagGACAACAAATTCCCTATAGAAGctggaatctcaccttcaatccTGGTATCTgatagatcaagactttgcaagGACAACAAATTCCCTATAGAAGctggaatctcaccttcaattcTGGTATATGAAAGACGAAGATGCTCCAAGCATGAGATATTCCATATAGCAGATGGAATTCGGCCCTTGATGGCTGTCATTGAAAGACCAATGCTGGTTAGTGACAAAGAAGACTTTCGTTGTCCAATGAAAGAAATGTCTCCTCCAAGATTCTCATTCCAAGAGAGATCAAGAGAGAGCAAGCGCCCAGTCACATTTTCAAACCAAGCTGGTATATGTGCTGACAAATAGTTGTCTGATAGATCCAGATGAAGCAGAGAGGTGAGGTTGAGAAGGGAATTGGGAATTTGTCCTCCAAGCCCACAGTCAGACATGCTCAGTTGTTGGAGGTTGGATAGACTGCCAACAGCTTCACCCCACTCTTTGCTTGCAGAGATGTTCACTTCAGCAAGAGAGAGGTATTCCAAGCTCGCCAGATTTGATAAGCTTTCCAAACTCACATAAAATTCCCATACAGAATCCAGAGAGGAATAATTTTCATAACCAGCAAATGACAAGTCAAGAAAAGTGAGACTCTTCAACTTTCGATTATGGGGAGGACTGAATTTACCCTTGAAGAGGTTGTGACTGAGATCGAGGTGCTCCAACCGTGCAAGTTGGAACAGCGATGAACTGATGTTACCTTCCAAATTGAATCCACTCAGATCCAGTCGAGAAACATGGCCTGTGCGGAGATTACAACTGACTCCTCTCCACGTGCAGCAATTGAATCCGTGCCAGGAAGTTAGAGTGTTATACTCATCTACAACGGCTGCCTTGAAATCCAGGAGAAGATTTCTTTCAGGGAAGGGGCATGCAATTGCAGGGGAAGTGAAGCAGCataatattgttataattgcaaatgCAACTCTGCCACATGAAAACATAGCTTCCATTGTTTTGGAAACTAAAATTCTTATTATCTTTAGTTTGAAAGAAAAGAGATGATCAGAAATCATGGGAAAAGAATGATGAATATATCGCTAACTGTGGTTATAAAGTGTTGTTGTGTGAACAGTGCCGcgtaatatttttgtcattttcaatGGGTGGAAAAGTCATGTGAAGGTAAGGCCTAACAAATTTTCTTGAGCGATATTTTCAATTTGAATGTGATGGGTATCGTGTAAAACAAGAATATGGCGTGTCAATATAGAAAATTAACTAGGTAAATTGTGATTATATACATTTCAATTATTTTCAACATTGACGACAATTTTTATTAGACTTAAATTTCGTGCATTTCCTTTCCACAAATATTCGTATCGACCAGGAAAAGCTTTCACATAAAATTGAGATCGCTGGAAAACATAGACCAGATCATACGACTTACACAAAAATAGAATATACTTAAAAAATAGAACATAGTTAAaaaatacaacaataataaataaattaggGGCACAAACTAAATTTACTTTGAATGAAAAGAGATGATCAATATATCGCTAACTATGGTTAAATATTGTTGTCTGAAGAGTGCCATGTCTGCAAAGAAAGCGTGTCACATCGACACAGTaacatttttgtcatttttgtg
This genomic stretch from Cryptomeria japonica chromosome 8, Sugi_1.0, whole genome shotgun sequence harbors:
- the LOC131857863 gene encoding receptor-like protein EIX2; this encodes MEAMFSCGRVAFAIITILCCFTSPAIACPFPERNLLLDFKAAVVDEYNTLTSWHGFNCCTWRGVSCNLRTGHVSRLDLSGFNLEGNISSSLFQLARLEHLDLSHNLFKGKFSPPHNRKLKSLTFLDLSFAGYENYSSLDSVWEFYVSLESLSNLASLEYLSLAEVNISASKEWGEAVGSLSNLQQLSMSDCGLGGQIPNSLLNLTSLLHLDLSDNYLSAHIPAWFENVTGRLLSLDLSWNENLGGDISFIGQRKSSLSLTSIGLSMTAIKGRIPSAIWNISCLEHLRLSYTRIEGEIPASIGNLLSLQSLDLSDTRIEGEIPASIGNLLSLQSLDLSDTRIEGGIPSAIGNVSSLKSLYLCDISIEGEFPVSILNLSKLVELDLSYNMITGVIPASLDSLSSLVSLDLNANELNGKIPSTISNLVNLRSLLLHSNSLSGLISLSVFDNLTSLDRLYLSYNQLTVNIDSTWIPEFTLSGLALGSCNLDRIPSFLVTQYDLEYLDLSANSIQTNIPSWIWNLPSLYDLNLSCNQLTGSLPSRQTLPMYIDSLDLHNNSLEGSLHLPLAGAYLLDLSMNQFNGSIPSHIGAYLENARFLSLSRNNLSGAIPDSICTPYLQVLDLSKNTLSSVIPPHLTRNCSSLSVLDLAENHLEGKLPAEWGNITNMHTLKLNGNHLRGVIPSSISEGRSLQVLDLGNNDLEGTLPQWIGKLSQLHVLVLRSNHFHGSIPRQVIGLPNLQILDLSGNHLSGAIPSNLTNLLAMVNASQNNSNHLEEYSSGGATYTNQIKISWKGWDVEFVKVLFILKCIDLSNNSLSGSIPFKTGSLQGLIALNLSRNHLSGRIPKTLGHMEQLESLDLSLNRLNGNIPLELEFLSYLEFLNLSYNMLDGKVPHGGQFLTFGESSYLGNLNLIGIPFTNISVCNNSSGYGNCTSIERIGEAKNSDGEMIGWAVGLGLSYGLGFSVVIGVLTLNKRVRKRAFDFYDVVILAIDGCIRG